The DNA sequence CGGTGCGGCTGTGCTGGCTGGAGGGAGAGACCGAACTCGCCTGGTACCACCGCACCGATCTCGGATTCGTCGCCCGGCGGCCGCTGCCGGAGCACACCTCTCCCTTCTGAGGCCGCCACTGCGGCTCCGCCCCTGCTCACGCCGCGATTAGACGGCCGGATGCGGGGTTAGTGGAGCGCATATGAGCGAGAACCACCCGGAGGAGAACGAGTTCCCGGACGACCCGGTCAACGAGACCGCCGCCGATTGGGAGGAAGCCGGGCTGCCTGCGCAGGAGGACACCACCGAGGACCAGCCGCTGCCGGGCCGGGTTCCCACCGCCATCGACGAATCCGGCTCGACCGGCACGGAGAAGGAGTCGGGCGAACCGCTGGAGGAGTCCGGCGAACCGCTCGACGACGCGCTCGCGCGCGAGCAGCCGGACGTCCCCGGCGCCCTCGGCAGCACAGCCCGCACGGCCGACGAGTTTCCCCCGCCGGGGCCGGAGCAGGAGACCGGCGGAGTGCGCGTGGTCGAGTCCGACGAAGGCGTCCGCGAGGACGCCGAGGACACCATGATCGCCCGCGACGCCGGTGTCGACCGTCAGGCCTTCAGCGCCGAAGAGAGCGCAGTCCACGAGGAGGACGAGTCCGAGCTGTCCTAGGTCGTTCCTGAACCGGTGCTGTGGGGCCGTCGCCACGGCCGGGGCGCGAGCGGCGAAGGTCCGCTGTGCGGCCTGGTCGGCCTGTCGGGCGACGAGTGGCTTCGAAATAGCAGCGACAACGGTCGCGGATTGGCCGAGCCCGTGCGCACCGGACCGGGTGCCCGCCGCCGACCCACCCGACGAAAGCGACGACGCCGGCGCGGGGTGGCGCCCGCGCCCAACGGGCCGGCCGCGCCGTCCCGCCCCCGGCCCGCCAGGCGGCCGGAGCCGGAGGTGGGACGGCGCGTCAGGTGGGTGTCACCAGCCGCGGGCGTGCCACTCGGGGAGGCTGGGGCGCTCGGCACCCAGGGTGGTGTCCTTGCCGTGGCCGGGGTAGATCCAGGTGTCGTCGCCGAGGACCCCGAAGACGCGCTGCTCGACGTCGCCGATCAGCGACTGGAAGTCCCCTGCGCTGGTGGTCTTGCCGACACCGCCGGGGAACAGGCTGTCGCCGGTGAACAGGTGCGTGGTGCCTTGCGGGTCGTCGTAGCGCAGGGCGATCGAACCGGGGGTGTGCCCGCGCAGGTGGACGACCTGGAGTTCGGACTCGCCCACAGGGACGCGCGATCCGTGCTCTACCGGCTCGTCGATCGAGACCGGCAGGTCGTCGGCGTCGTCGGGGTGGGCGACGGTACGCGCACCGGTGGTTCCCACGACCTCCGCCAAGGCACCCCAGTGGTCGGGGTGGCGGTGGGTGGTGATGGCGCGGGCCAAGCCGTCGGAGCCGATGAGTTCCAGGATGCGGTCGGCCTCGGCGGCGGCGTCGATCAGCACCGCATCGCCGGAGCGGCGGCACCGCAGCAGGTAGGCGTTGTTGTCCATCGGCCCGACCGCCAGCTTGCTGATGGTCAGCTCGGGCAGTTCGCGTACGTCGGCGGGTCCCCCGACCCGCGTATCTCCGGAGTAAGTCACGTCGTCCATTACAACACCCACTTCGGTGATCGCTTCTCCAGGAAGGCGGCGCGGCCCTCGGCGGCGTCCTCCCCGGCGAAGTACTCCGCGGAGAGCTCGGCCATGTGCGCAAGCTCGACCGCGCGCTCCCCCGGCGCCACCGCTCCCGCGCGCGACAGCAGGTCCTTGGTCCCACTCAGCGCGCGCGGCGCCGCGCCGCGCATGCCCTCCAGGACCGCCTCGGTCGCCGAGTCGAGTTCGGTGCGCGGCACCGCTGTCGTCACCAGGCCCGCCGCGGCGGCGGCCGCGGCGCCGAAGGACTCGCCCGTCAGGAAGTAACGGGTGAGCTGGCGGTCGTGCATGCGGGCCGCAACAGGCACCGAGATGATCGCCGGGATGACGCCGATGCGGACCTCGGTGAACGCGAAAGTGGCGTCCTCGGGTGCGATCGCGATGTCGGCCGCCGCCACCAGGCCGATCCCCCCGGCACGCGCCGGGCCGTTGAGCTTCACGACGACCGGCTTGGGCGCCTCCATGATCGCGGAGAACAACTCGGCCATGCCCGGCGCGGCGACCGGAGGCGGGGTGCCGGCGCGTTCGGCGGCGATCTCCTTGAGGTCGGCCCCCGCGCAGAAAGCCGGTCCCGTGCCCGTGAGAAGGACCGCCCGAACGGCGTCGTCCGCCATGGCCGCGGCCAAGGCACCGGAGAGGTCGGCGCGCAGCCGCGCGGAGAGGGCGTTGCGGTTCGCCGGGGAGTCGAGCGTGAGCACCGCCACGCCCCTTGCGGTCTCCCGCCTCACCAGCGGGTCGGCGGCCTCCCCTGCGCCCGCTGCGCTTCCGGCGGCACCGCCGGACTCCTCCGACGCCGCCGCGTCGGCCTCGCCTGCTCCTTGCGCGCCGGTGCGACCCGCCGGGCCTGCGCCCGCGAAGCCGCCGTCGTGCTCCGCTCGATCTGACATGTCCGCGACGGTCCCTTTCTGCTGCTGTTTCCCGGACCAGAACCCGCGATCGGACGAGGTGCGGCGGTCGTGCAGCTGTCGGCACGACACGCCGTGGCCCTTCACGACAGCCGCTTCGCCGCGCTTCCGGCCGTTCAGCCGCCGCGGCCGCTCTGCTTCCGCCCCTCGCGCAGGACCCGCAGGGCGCCGTCGGCGTGGGCCTGCATGCGCAGTTCGCTCTTGATGACGTGCCGGATCCGCTGGTCGGAACCGATCACGAAGGTGGTGCGGCGGGTCGGCGACAGAGCCGCCAGCGGACCGCTGCGCCGCACGCCGTAGCGAACGGCGACGGTCCCGTCGGGGTCGGACAGCAGCGGATAGTCGAACCCGTTCTTGTCGGCGAAGGCGCGCTGGGTGTCGACGTTGTCGGCGCTGATACCCACGCGGCGGGCGCCCGCCTCGGCGAACTCGGCTGCGAGATCGCGGAAGTGGCAGCTCTCGGCCGTGCACCCCGGTGTCATGGCCGCCGGGTAGAAGAAGAGGACCACGGACTCGCCCGCGGACAGCATGCCGCCGAGAGTGCGGGCGGCGCCGTCCTGGTCGTGCAGCTCGAAGTCGGGAGCGGGGTCTCCGATGTTCACGAGGGCCACCCTAGGCCACGGTGGCGACCTGCAACAGGGGCACCCGCAGCTCGGCGGACGTCAGCGAACCGTGGTGGCCGATCAGCCTGCTCACGGTGCGTTCGGACGCCGGTGCCACTAGGGCGGTGGCGCCCCGGGCGAAGGCGACGACGTCGCCGATGCGCGGCCGCACGGCGTCCTCGACGTCGCCGAAGAGGCCGTCGGCCACGGCCTCCTCGCGGGTGAGGACCAGGGCCCGCTCACCGAGGAGGTCGCGCCAGGTGGCGGCGACGTCCGCGGCGGCCCCCTCGCGTGTGTAGAGGTGGCGTGCGCGCGGCTCGCCGGCGCGCAGCCGCACACCGGCGGCGAACGCGGGTTCGGACTCGACGTCGACGCGGGTGTCCGGTGCGGTGTCGACCATGCCGTGGTCGGCGGTGATGTAGAGCGCGGAATCGGGCGGCAGGGAGTCGGCGATCTGCTCGGCGAGCCGGTCGACGTGGCCCAGATGCAGCCGCCAGTAGGGGGAGTCGACGCCGTAGACGTGGCCGAAGGAGTCCAGGTCGGAGTGGTAGACGAACGCGAGGACCCGGTCGTCGCCGCCGAGTGCCTCGCCGGCGCGCACGGCGAGTTCGGTGGCGCTGTCGGCGCCGACGTAGCGGGCACCGCGCGCCGAGGCCCGGCTCAGCCCGCTGCCGCGGTAGGCGCCGTCGGCGATGTAGGCGGTGCGTACGCCGGCGCGTTCGGCGCGCTCGTAAGCGGTGGCGTGCGGCTGCCAGTCCTCGGGGACGATGTCGGGGTCGCCCCACCGCAGCTGGTTGAGGACCCGTTCGGTGCCGGGAACAGCGACCTGGTATCCCACGACGCCGTGGTGGCCGGGCACCCGCCCGGTGCCCATCGTGGCCAGGCTGGTGGCGGTGGTGGTGGGGCATCCGGCGGCGATGTGGGTGCCGGTCTCCAGCAGCTCGGCCAGGAAGGGAGCGTGGACGCGGTACTCGCCCAGCGCCTGCCAGCCCATCCCGTCGACGAGCAGCACGCAGGCCCTGCGGACCGGCGGCAGCCGCAGCGGGTCGGGCTCGCCGGCGACCCCCAGTGAGGCCAGCACCGATGTGCTCAGCGCGGCCAGGGACTCCTCGTAGCTCGGCACTTTCAGGTCGTCGGGGTAGGTGGGCACGGGCACGCCCCATTTCTGGCTATTCGGACCCGGGTGCGGTGTCGGCTGCCGGGTTGCCTGCTGTCGTCGCGCGGGGGCGCCGCCCGCAGGGCGGTCGGCCCGCCGGCGGCGGCCGCCCGCGGGCCCGTCCCCACCGTCTGCCTACCCGGCTTCCGCGGCGCGCACCGCCCTTCGCCGCACCGCGGTGGATGCGGTACGGCGCGCCTCGTCTCGGCCTCAGCCGCCGGTGGCCTCCGACAGCACGTCGGTGAAGTGGATCAGGTTCTCCACGGATTCGGTGCCGTCGGCGGTCTGACTGACCCGTACGGTGAGGGGCTCGGCGGTGATGGCGCCGGTGTAGCCGTGGTCGGCGTCGCAGGACTCGTCGGTGCACGACGCGGGTTCGAGGTCGATGTTGGCGATGGCGCCGGGACTGACGCTCAGTCCGATGCTGAGCACGGCTTCGCTGGGCATGGTGCCGGGCACGTAGTTGGCGGGGTCGGAGACGACCCGCGTAAGTGCGACCGACTGGATGTTGCCCAACCGGATGGCGTCGGTGGTGGTCGATGCGTGCGGGCGGCCTCCGGCCTCGGCGGGCGGATGCTCGTCGGTGTGGCAGACCAGCAGCCGGGTGGGCGTCAGGAGCATGACGGTGATGTGCCGCCGCATCTCCAGGCCTGGGTCGAAGGTGGCCTCGTGGTGGACGACGAAAGCCTCGGCGGCCTCGTCGCCGAGCGCCAATGCCACGGCGTCGATCACCAGGGCCGGGTAGTAGCCGCTGCGCTCGATCTCCGAGCGCCAGTCGGTGGACACGGCACGCGTTTTCCTCATGGTTCCATCCTGCCTTCTCCCCATGACACATCGCACCCGCAGGGCGCGGAGGATCGCGGCGCGCCGACTCCGGGAGGACGGCGAAGGCGGCGGCCGTCGTCCGACGCCCGGTCACTCTCCGGCGGAAGTGGAAAGCCGGGGGTTAGCGGGTAGTCCCCGTGGCATGTACGCAACCGTGCCTCCAGTACCGGGACCGCCGGAACCAGGTGGCCCTCCGATGCCCGACGAACCGGGGCGGCCGTCGCCCGAACCGGTGCCCGACCCGCCCGCACCGCCCGATCCCGAACCGGGTCCGGGACCGGGTCCCGGACCCCTGCCGCCCGACCCGGAGCCCCAGCCCGAGCCGGCCTGATCGCGGCCTGCCGTCCGTGCGTCTCCGCACGCGCGGGGGAGCACACACGCACACAGACACAGAGATAGGCACAGACACAGATACAGCCGCAGCCGGACGGCTCGGGCAACCGCCGCGAACCGCCCGCACGCCGCCGCTCCGGGGCGCGGCGACAGGGCCGTGCGCGGGGACGCTCCCCCTTCGGCGGACGGGACCCGGTCACGGCCCGCCCCGCCCGGTGCCGCAGGCGCCTACGCTCCCGGGCCGTAGCGGATCAGCGCCGGCGATCAGAACGTCACACCGCGCAGGCGCCGCGGCCCGGAGTCCATCCGCCGGTCGGGCGGCTCCCGCAGCCACGCGCGAGCACCCAGCACGTGCGCGCCCTCTGAGTTGACGATCACCGGGTCCAGTTCGATGTGGGCGACCTCGGGGAACGCGTCGACCAGGCGGGAGACCCGTAGCAGCGTCTCCTCCAGCGCCTCGACGTTGGGCTGCTCGGCCAGGCTGGTCGCGCCGGCGGGCAGACCGAACAGCAGCGGCGCGGCCCGCACCGCGTGCACCAGGTCGGAGGCGTCGGTGTCGGTGAGCGGGGCGAGCCGGAAAGCGCGGTCGTCGAGCAGCTCCGCCGTCACGTCGGCGAGTCCGAAACCCACCACCGAACCGAACGAGGGGTTCTCCCCCGCCCGGATGACGGTGGGCACCCCCGGAACGACCATGGGCTGCACCACCAACTCGGCCTCGGTGCCGAGCCGGTCGTACAGCGCGTCGAAGGCGCCGCGCACGTCGGTGGGCGAGTGCAGGTCGGCGCGGATCCCGCTGCCGCCCGCCCGCAGCCGCAGGTCGGGGGCGTTGGCCTTGACCACCACCGGGTAACCGAGCGCCTCGGCCGCCTCGACCGCCTCCTCGGGGGTGGACACCGGTGTGTAGGGCACCGCGTCGACGCCGTAGCAGGACAGCAGCGCGTAGGCGGTGTCGCGGTCGGCGGCCGCTTCCTCCTGCTGCACGGGTTCGCTGGTGAACCAGACGCTCTGGCTGGATGCCGGGCCGTCGTCCTTGCCGATCGCCTGGTCGACGATCTCGCGCGCCCGGGCGCCGTCGATGTCGGCCAGCTCGGGGTGGCGGCCGCTCTGGCGGTCGCGCCAGAGCGCGTAGCGGGTGGCGTGGGCCAGCGCCCGAACCGCGTCCTCGGGAGCGGGGTAGGAGGGGATGGAGCCGCTCGCCGTCTCACCGTTGTCGCCGATCCGGCGCAGCTCGGCGGGCAGCCCCTGATAGCCCAGGTAGGTGGTGACGATGGGCTTCTCCGCGGACGCGGCCTTGGCCCGCATCACCTCGGCGACGTCGTCGGAGATCGGCGTCAGCGCCGGGATGAACACGACCACCACCGCGTCGACGGAGTCGTCGGCGAGCACGGTCGTCAGCGCCTCGTCGAAGTCCTCCGCCGTGGCGGTGGGTCCCAGCGCCACCGGGTCGCGGGGTTTGAGGCCCTGACGTACGCAGGCGTCCTTGACAAGGAGGCCCAGCGAGTCGGAGTTGCCGACGATGCCGACCCGCGGCCCCGACGGCAGCGGCTGGTAGGCGAACAGCTGGGCGACGTCGAACATCTGGGTGATGTCGTCCACACGCACGACGCCGGCCTGCTCGAACAGCGAGGTCACCGCGTAGTCGGGCAGGGACAGCGCTCCGGCGGCGTGGCCGGTGGGCACGCCCTGGGAGGAGCCGCCGCTGCGCACGGCCACCACCGGCTTCTGCTTGGCCAGGCGCCGGGCGAGCCGGGTGAACTTGCGCGGGTTGCCCAGCGACTCCAGGTACTGCAGCACGACCTTGGTGGCGGGGTCCTCCTGCCAGTACTGGACGAGGTCGTTGCCCGAGACGTCGGCGCGGTTGCCGGCGGAGACGAACGTGGACAGCCCCATGCCGCGCTCTGCGACCCGCTGGAGGATGGCCCGGCCCAGCGCACCGGACTGCGAGAAGAACCCGATGGGCCCGCGCGGCGGCACGTAGGGCGCGAGCGTGGCGTTGAGGGAGACCTCGGGGTCGGTGTTGGCGATTCCCAGGCAGTTGGGGCCGATCACGCGCAGCCCGGCGGCGCGGGCGGTCAGCACCAGCCGGTCCTGGCGGTCGCGGCCCTCGGGCCCGGCCTCGCCGAAACCGGAGCTGACCACCACGAGGCCGTGGACGCCTTTCTGCGCGCACTCGTCGACGACGTCGCCCACCATGTCGGCGCGCACGGCGACCACCGCCAGGTCCACGGGGTCGGGCACGTCCAGGATGCCGGCGTAGGCGCGCACGCCCGCCACCGCCTTGGCGGTGGGGTGCACGGGGTAGACCGGGCCCTGGAAGTCTCCCGCCAGAAGGTTGCGCAGCACCGACTGGCCGATGGTGTGCGCGGTGCGGCTGGCGCCGATGACCGCGACCGAACCGGGCGAAAGCAGCCGGGCGATGGAGCGGGACTCGGCGCGCTGCTCGCGGGCGCGCATGACCTCCTGGGCGTCGTGCGTGGGCTCCAGGTCCAGGGTGAGGCGGATGACGCCCTCGTCGAACGACTGCTGAGCGGTGTAGCCGGCCTCGCGGAAGACGTTGGTCATCCGCCGGTTCTCCGGCAGCACGTCGGCGATGAAGCGGCTCACCCCGCGTTCCATCGCCGCGGCGGCGATGTGCTCCAGCAGTACCGACGCCAGGCCGCGTCCCTGGTGGGCGTCCTCGACGACGAAGGCGACCTCGGCCTCGCC is a window from the Streptomonospora litoralis genome containing:
- a CDS encoding DUF5709 domain-containing protein: MSENHPEENEFPDDPVNETAADWEEAGLPAQEDTTEDQPLPGRVPTAIDESGSTGTEKESGEPLEESGEPLDDALAREQPDVPGALGSTARTADEFPPPGPEQETGGVRVVESDEGVREDAEDTMIARDAGVDRQAFSAEESAVHEEDESELS
- a CDS encoding MBL fold metallo-hydrolase; the encoded protein is MTYSGDTRVGGPADVRELPELTISKLAVGPMDNNAYLLRCRRSGDAVLIDAAAEADRILELIGSDGLARAITTHRHPDHWGALAEVVGTTGARTVAHPDDADDLPVSIDEPVEHGSRVPVGESELQVVHLRGHTPGSIALRYDDPQGTTHLFTGDSLFPGGVGKTTSAGDFQSLIGDVEQRVFGVLGDDTWIYPGHGKDTTLGAERPSLPEWHARGW
- a CDS encoding enoyl-CoA hydratase-related protein; its protein translation is MSDRAEHDGGFAGAGPAGRTGAQGAGEADAAASEESGGAAGSAAGAGEAADPLVRRETARGVAVLTLDSPANRNALSARLRADLSGALAAAMADDAVRAVLLTGTGPAFCAGADLKEIAAERAGTPPPVAAPGMAELFSAIMEAPKPVVVKLNGPARAGGIGLVAAADIAIAPEDATFAFTEVRIGVIPAIISVPVAARMHDRQLTRYFLTGESFGAAAAAAAGLVTTAVPRTELDSATEAVLEGMRGAAPRALSGTKDLLSRAGAVAPGERAVELAHMAELSAEYFAGEDAAEGRAAFLEKRSPKWVL
- a CDS encoding peroxiredoxin; the encoded protein is MNIGDPAPDFELHDQDGAARTLGGMLSAGESVVLFFYPAAMTPGCTAESCHFRDLAAEFAEAGARRVGISADNVDTQRAFADKNGFDYPLLSDPDGTVAVRYGVRRSGPLAALSPTRRTTFVIGSDQRIRHVIKSELRMQAHADGALRVLREGRKQSGRGG
- a CDS encoding alkaline phosphatase family protein; protein product: MPVPTYPDDLKVPSYEESLAALSTSVLASLGVAGEPDPLRLPPVRRACVLLVDGMGWQALGEYRVHAPFLAELLETGTHIAAGCPTTTATSLATMGTGRVPGHHGVVGYQVAVPGTERVLNQLRWGDPDIVPEDWQPHATAYERAERAGVRTAYIADGAYRGSGLSRASARGARYVGADSATELAVRAGEALGGDDRVLAFVYHSDLDSFGHVYGVDSPYWRLHLGHVDRLAEQIADSLPPDSALYITADHGMVDTAPDTRVDVESEPAFAAGVRLRAGEPRARHLYTREGAAADVAATWRDLLGERALVLTREEAVADGLFGDVEDAVRPRIGDVVAFARGATALVAPASERTVSRLIGHHGSLTSAELRVPLLQVATVA
- a CDS encoding DUF5998 family protein: MRKTRAVSTDWRSEIERSGYYPALVIDAVALALGDEAAEAFVVHHEATFDPGLEMRRHITVMLLTPTRLLVCHTDEHPPAEAGGRPHASTTTDAIRLGNIQSVALTRVVSDPANYVPGTMPSEAVLSIGLSVSPGAIANIDLEPASCTDESCDADHGYTGAITAEPLTVRVSQTADGTESVENLIHFTDVLSEATGG
- a CDS encoding bifunctional acetate--CoA ligase family protein/GNAT family N-acetyltransferase produces the protein MHSYPNHWEADVVLTDGGTAHLRPITPDDADLLRAFHDRLSPETIYYRFFAPYPKLSSRDVERFTNVDYENRVALIATISDVMVAVVRYDKVAPGEAEVAFVVEDAHQGRGLASVLLEHIAAAAMERGVSRFIADVLPENRRMTNVFREAGYTAQQSFDEGVIRLTLDLEPTHDAQEVMRAREQRAESRSIARLLSPGSVAVIGASRTAHTIGQSVLRNLLAGDFQGPVYPVHPTAKAVAGVRAYAGILDVPDPVDLAVVAVRADMVGDVVDECAQKGVHGLVVVSSGFGEAGPEGRDRQDRLVLTARAAGLRVIGPNCLGIANTDPEVSLNATLAPYVPPRGPIGFFSQSGALGRAILQRVAERGMGLSTFVSAGNRADVSGNDLVQYWQEDPATKVVLQYLESLGNPRKFTRLARRLAKQKPVVAVRSGGSSQGVPTGHAAGALSLPDYAVTSLFEQAGVVRVDDITQMFDVAQLFAYQPLPSGPRVGIVGNSDSLGLLVKDACVRQGLKPRDPVALGPTATAEDFDEALTTVLADDSVDAVVVVFIPALTPISDDVAEVMRAKAASAEKPIVTTYLGYQGLPAELRRIGDNGETASGSIPSYPAPEDAVRALAHATRYALWRDRQSGRHPELADIDGARAREIVDQAIGKDDGPASSQSVWFTSEPVQQEEAAADRDTAYALLSCYGVDAVPYTPVSTPEEAVEAAEALGYPVVVKANAPDLRLRAGGSGIRADLHSPTDVRGAFDALYDRLGTEAELVVQPMVVPGVPTVIRAGENPSFGSVVGFGLADVTAELLDDRAFRLAPLTDTDASDLVHAVRAAPLLFGLPAGATSLAEQPNVEALEETLLRVSRLVDAFPEVAHIELDPVIVNSEGAHVLGARAWLREPPDRRMDSGPRRLRGVTF